AACAATATTCATCCCATGGAAGAGTTAAAGGGACACTTACTTCAGATTCTGAAGGTCATTCCCCCGCGTACCGATATCTATTATCTGGATTACCCGGTTCACAGCAATGGTGGAGACTTGTTGATTATGAAAGGTACGGAAGCTTTCTTCCGAGACAATCATATTAATGTACTTGCCAGATACAGCATTCTGGATTGCCCTTTGTCCCTTAAGGTACCGGAAGGTATCACGATCGTGCTGCACGGTGGGGGCAACTTTGGTGATCTGTACCCGGCTCATCAGAAATTGAGAGAACGAATGATTGCCCAGCATCCGAATCACCGGATTGTTATTCTGCCTCAGACGATGTTTTACAAAAGTGATATTGAATTGAAAAAGACAGCACAGGTATTCAATCGTCATAAGGATGTACACTTTTTTGTCCGGGATACATTATCTTATGAGATTGCCAGTAAAGAGTTTCAACACACGAACGTATACCTTTCTCCGGATATGGCGCATCAGTTGTGGCCTCTCAAATCCAAAAGCCAACCTGTTGCCGATATGCTCTATTTCTTCCGGAAAGATATTGAGAAAACTCAGAATCAGGTACATTACGAATCCATCAGTGGGCCTAAGGCCACATTCAAAGACTGGGAGACATTGTATAACCGGGTAGATCGGAAGATCATTCGCATGATCTCATCCCGTTTGAAATCAGGGAAAGGTAACGCTCTCTCCCGCTGGTTGTGGTACAAATACTCTGATCGGATGGTACATACAGCCGTAAAGGAATTCAATAAATACAAAACCGTCACTACATCTCGTCTGCATGGACATATTCTGGCTTGTCTTCTGGATCAACCGAACATTCTTTTGGACAATTCGTATGGCAAGAACTCGAATTATTATACAGCTTGGACGCGGAACAATCCGGTAGGCAGACTGGAAGCTGGTCAGACCTGCACATATAACCAATCAACCAAGGCAGGTAAAGGATCTGGGGCGGTTGTGCTCTCGGATGGAGCAGCGCTATGAGAAGTATCTTGTTATCCGGTGGATCGGGTAAGCGTCTCTGGCCATTATCCAACGATTCAAGGTCCAAGCAATTTCTTAAAGTGCTCCATGGACCCGAGGGTGAACCGGAATCGATGGTGCAACGGGTATGGCGGCAAATGAATTGTGCCGGACTTGCATCTCAGGCGTTGATTGCAACCAGTCTGCCACAGGTCGAGATTCTGACTTCACAGCTTGGAGACGATGTAAGACTAGTCGTGGAGCCGGAGCGCAGAGATACGTTTCCTGCCATTGCACTCGCCGCTTCTTATCTGTACTCGGTGGAGAGTGTGAGTCTGAGTGAAACGGTTGCTGTACTGCCTGTAGATCCTTTTGTCGAAAAGGAGTTCTTCGAGGTTCTGGCGACCTTGCCTGAGATGCTCGATAAGTCAGGTGCTGATCTGGCTTTAATGGGAGTGGTACCGACCTATCCTTCAGAGAAGTACGGATATATCATTCCGCAATCCATATCTTCCGGCAACAGTAACAACGAATACGTTAATGTAGCGAAGTTCCAGGAGAAACCCTGCGAATCCAATGCGGCCCTCATGATTGAGCAGGACGCATTATGGAATTGCGGGGTTTTTGCTTTTAAGCTGGGTTATTTGATCAATCTGCTGATTGAGATGGAACTACCGATCCAGTATGACGAGATGCTGAAGCAATACGGAAGATTGAACAAGATCAGTTTTGATTACCAGGTTGTCGAGAAAGCAAATCAGATTATTGCCATTCCGTATAACGGATTTTGGAAAGATCTGGGTACATGGAACACGCTAACGGAAGAGATGGGAACTTCGGTGGTAGGTAAAGGCTGGATTACGGATGATTCTCATGATACTCATCTGATCAATGAATTGAACATCCCGGTTGCCATTTTGGGGTTATCGGGTGTGGTTGTGGCCGTAAGTCCGGATGGCATTCTGGTCAGTGACAAAGAGGCTAGCCCACGCATCAAGGAAATCTTGAAAAACGAGGATCAACGCCCCATGTATGAGGAGCGCCGATGGGGGTGCTACCGGGTGCTGGATTATACGAGAAATGAAACCGGCGGCGAGGTTCTCACCAAACGAATCTGCATCAGTGCCGGGAAGAACCTGAGCTATCAATATCATCTGCTCCGCAATGAGGTATGGACGGTGGTGTCTGGAACAGGGGAATTGATTCTGGATGGCAAGCGTCGAAAGATCAGCCAGGGAGATACGGTGATTATTGATCGAAGCATGCTTCATTCCGTCAGAGCCGTTACTGAACTGGAGATCATTGAAGTGCAGATCGGTAGTCAATTGATTGAGGAAGATATCGTTAGAGTATCCACTGAATGGCAGGACATTGTTCAGACTTATATGAAGCACGTTTAACCAAGACTTTATGATATGGGGGAGATGTTGGAATGAATATTACGGTGATTGGAACAGGTTATGTAGGTTTGGTATCAGGCGTATGTTTTTCGGAACTGGGAAATAACGTGATATGCGTCGACAATAATGTAGAAAAAGTGACTATGCTGACGGATGGTCATGTTCCAATCTATGAACCGGGACTCAAGGAAGTCATGACTTCCAATATGGAAGCGGGCAGGCTGACCTTCACCACCAACATTCAGGATGCTATCCATCGTTCAGATATCATTATTATCGCGGTCGGAACGCCATCCCTGCCGAATGGTGAAGCGAATCTGAGTTATATTGAGCTTGTTGCACGAGAAATTGGTTCTTATATGGATAATTATAAAATAATAATGACTAAAAGCACTGTTCCTGTCGGAACCAATGATCGTATTCAGGAATGGATCAGCAGTTTGACGAGTCATGCGTTCGACATGGCATCGGTACCTGAGTTCCTTCGGGAAGGCACGGCTGTGAAGGATACACTGTATCCTGACCGGATAGTCATTGGGACACATAGCGAGAGGGCAGTCGCCACACTGAAAGAGCTGCATCAGCCACTAACCGATCAGATTATTGTAACGGATATTCGTTCGGCGGAGATGATTAAGTATGCCTCCAACGCTTTCCTGGCAACCAAGATTTCCTTTATCAACGAAATTTCTAATATCTGTGAAAAGGTAGGGGCGGATGTTGGTCGCGTTGCTGAAGGCATGGGGTATGACAGACGAATCGGTGCATCTTTTCTCAAGGCAGGCATTGGCTATGGAGGTTCCTGTTTCCCTAAGGATACACAAGCTCTGATTCAAATTGCAGGCAATGTCGATTATGACTTCAAACTGCTGAAATCCGTTGTGGAAGTGAACAAAGATCAACGTTTCAACGTGATTCGTAAGCTCGAAGAGGCATTAGACGTACTGGATGGCAAACAAATTGCGGTCTGGGGTCTTGCCTTCAAACCGGATACGGATGATGTACGGGATGCACCGGCGGTTGAAATTATTCAACGACTGCTTGATCAGGGAGCAACGGTTAAAGCTTACGATCCTATTGCTACGGAGAATTTCCGAAAGGAGGTTGATTCACCGGGCATTACATGGACATCTAGTGCAATGGAAGCCGCCGAGGATGCCGATGCGCTCTGTGTCCTAACCGAATGGAAGGAGTTTATGGAGGTAGATCTGACGGAACTGGCAGTGCATATGAAGCAACCGATTTTAATCGATGGAAGAAATATTTATGAAGAAGACCAGATCAAGGATACTGCTTTTCAATATTACTCTGTAGGTCGTCCAGGATTAACGAATATTGATGGAAGAAAAACTGCAGTTCTGTAACCGGGGGCATGAACATGAAACTCAAACTGGGGATCAAAATTACGTTAGCAGTTCTCATCCTTATGATAGTCATTGTACTTGGGTACGCAATCTATCTGTACCTCCATGTAAAATCAGCTGCAGACAACATCTATGAGCCCCGGGAACCCATCAAACAGGTATCTATTGTGGATAACAGGGGAGGAGGCAGGTTCCCCATAGACATGGAGAATCAGGAACCGTTCAACGCCCTGATTCTGGGTGTGGATGAGCGAGCCAATGATCGTGGACGCTCCGACACCATGATCGTGCTCAGTGTGAATCCAGCTCGAAAATCTGTGCTCATGTTTAATATCCCTCGCGATACGCGCACGAGCATCGTAGGGCATGGAACAGAGGACAAAATCAACCATGCCTATGCCTTTGGCGGTGTGAACATGTCTGTACAAACGGTTGAACAATTCCTCGGAGTCCCCATGGACTATTATTTGAAAGTGGATATGGAAGGATTCGCTAAAGTTATCGATTTGGTTGGTGGGGTAGATGTCCACAATCCTTTTGCCTTTGAATATGAGGGTCATCGATTTGAGAAGGGCACCCTCCACTTGGATGGTGCAAGTGCACTGGGATTTTCACGCATGCGTTATGATGATCCCAAGGGTGATCTTGGGCGAAATGACCGGCAGCGTGAAATTATCAAACAGGTATTGAAAAACACCGTTCAGATATCTACTGTATTTCAGTTGGAGTCATTGCTTGGAGAAGTAAGCGAACATGTCAAAACAGACATTTCATTTGATGAGATGAAGCAGATGCTCAGTAATTATCGCAACGTGCTGGAACATGTAGAATCGGTTGAAATTAAAGGTACAGGTAAGAAAATCGACGGAGTATATTACTACATGGTGGAACAGTCTGAGAAGAATCGGATACATCAGTTGATCAAAGAACACTCCCGGTTAAATGGATAAGGGGTGAACCACATGCGTATGTTCAGGCTGCCTAAATTGGTATTGATCGTCATTTTAATGTATGCACTTATGATTCCGACAACCCCAAATGTTGTTCAGTCTGCTGAAAGTTATCAATGGGATCAGATACCCATTGGCGGTGGAGGTTACGTTACAGCGGTTGTTGTTCACCCAACGGAACCTGATTTGGTCTATGCTCGTACGGATATTGGTGGTGTCTATCGGCTCGATCCCATAAATAACAGGTGGATTCCTTTATTGGATCATATTGAGTCGGGCGAAAGTAATCTATACGGCATTGATGGGATTGCACTGGATCATCAGAATCCGGATATCATCTATGTTGCTGCCGGAAAGTATGCGAACGGGAGTCCCAGTGACATTTTGAAGTCGACAGATCGGGGCGCGACGTGGACCCGAACGGGATTAAATCTTCGTAATGTTTCCAATGGAAATATTCATAGGGCCATGGGGGAGAGTATCGCTGTCAACCCATCAAACTCAAATTATCTGCATGTAGGTACAAGATACGATGGATTATATACATCCAGTAATGGCGGAGATACATGGAGCCAAGTACGTGAAGTTCCCTATGGTCTCTCAGGGCAGGGGATTCGGAGTGTTGTATATGGAGTTAACCCGGCAGCTAAGCATGAGCAAGTTGTGTATGCCGGTGTAAGAGGCATTGGAATCTTTGCCAAAATGAAACGAAGCAATGGCCAGATGACCTGGGAATTGATTAGAAATAGCCCGGAGAGTACAGCTCGGATGACGGTTTCCAAAAGCGGAATTTTGTATGTGACAACAGATAACAGTGGAATCCTGAAATATAATGGTAAGCAATGGACTAATATTACCCCGAGTTCGGAATATTCATCCTACTATGGTATTAGTATTGATCCCTCCAATGATAATCACATTCTGGCGGCTGTTCGAACGGGTGGCAGTAACTTACCCTTATATCGCTCCGCCAATAGTGGTCAAACCTGGACCAGCGTGAACAAAACGTTGAACGACAGACCTCCATGGTGGTCATCTAATATGTTTTTTTCGGCGACATCAAGTATAGTATTTGATCCACATCATCCTGGTAGAGTATATGTCTCCGACTGGTCAGGTGTATTTAAAACAGATGACATCACACAACCGATGACCCAATGGGATGCGATTACAGATGGACACGAGGAAGTCGTTGCCCTTTCAGCTGCGACACCACCTCAAGGAGCCGCTTTATTTAGTGGTGTGGCTGATCAGGTAGGATTCAGGCATTCGGATATATTCAATACACCTATCCAAAAGCTCCCACTTGCAGGCATGCAGGAAGTGGTTAGCATCGATTATCACGAGGCAGATCCCAATCAGATCATTTATTTGGGGAGCAACGATTGGTATGGAACCATCACCAAGCTATTTGTGTCAACCGATAATGGACTGACAACTACCTCTGTGAACGTTCCGGCGGGTTCTCAATTGGGGCGTATAGCTTATTCGGCTTCCAATCCGAATTTAATTATTTATTTCCCGCAGAAAGGAAAGGCAGTGAGGAGCACCGATAAAGGTATAACCTGGCAAAGTATGAATGGACTTCCGTCAAACAATACTGGAGGAGAGTCCATATTCACGTATAATCAAACACTGGCAGCTGATCGAACAAATGGGAATAAGTTTTATGCGTATTACGCTGGACATTTGTATCGAACAAATAACGGTGGAGCTAACTGGATTAAGGCGAACATTGTTGCATTGCCGCAAAGTGAGAAAATCAAGGTGGAAGCTGCACCAGAAATGGAAAATGTAGTTTGGGTGAGTCTTGGGGGAGCAGGCTTGTATGCTTCTAATAGTTCCGGTGCTGCGTTCACCAAAATACAAAATGTACAATCGTCCGAATTATTTGCTTTTGGAAAAGGGAAATCGGGCGGAGTTACTCCTGCTGTCTTTATCTATGGCATGGTCAATCAGGTCAAAGGATTTTTCCGTTCCGACAATATGGGACTCACCTGGGAAAATATCACACCAGCAACAGGGATCGGTATCGGTAATGAGCCCCAAGTAATGGAAGCTGACCGCCAGACGTATGGAAAGGTCTATGTAGGTACGAATGGTCGTGGATTATTTACAGGCTATTTTGTCCAATAAACATTACTTGGCTCTATAAGAAGTATATAAAGAGATATGAAAGTGGTGATTACAATCCTAATAGGGGAGGGCTCCCGGCGTAGGCGACGTAATCATAAGCGAAGAAGATATGGATACCTGATCTCCGTGCTTCTGATTATATCGTGGATTTTGTTCATCTGGTCCATGTCAGCACAATCCTACCAGCAACAAACGATTCAGCCTTGGCTTCATCAATGGTCTGAGCAGATCCAATGGGTATTAAGCTTGCCTGATATCCAGTTCACTTATGGTGAGCATCATTATTCACTGAACGCACGCCCCTATGACTTTGCCGAGTTCATATTTCGTAAAAGTGCGCATGTATTTGTTTATGCTGTGCTAGCTGTACTTGTCTATTGTGGCATGCGTTATCGAAGAAGCGGTATGAAAACCTGTATAGGAATTGCACTGGCTACTGTGATTGTGATCGCATCAATTGATGAATATATCCAGCAATTCAGCCCCAATCGGACAGCTTCCATTCGAGATGTAGGAGTTGATCTGATTGGTGGTCTCTGTGGTGTTATGTTATGGATAGCGGGCGTAGCGATCTATCGAAAATTAAGTTCATTTAGCCGCTATCATCGCTAAAGAACGTGATTTCCCAGGAAATTAGATGTATCGTTCAACTTCTACTTGTCTGTCATCCATCATAAGTATGGAGTAGGACAAGGAGGACTGGACATGCTGCGAAGAAGGAACCGGAATGCTTTGCTCAAAAAGATCGGGTTCATCACGATCATTGTATTATTGCTGTGGTTGATTGCCAGAACCATTCCGTATTTGTTTCAGGCAGATACAACGGATGAAGCTGCTGCTGTTGCCGAAGAGTTTTACAAATATGAGCAGACAGGTGACTTCGGCAGTTCGTGGGAACTCTTTCATCCTCTGATGAAAGAGCGGTTTCCCAAGAGTGCTTACGTACAGAACAGAGCACATATATTTATGCAGCATTTTGGCGTGGAAACGTTTGGATTGGAGATGGAAAAGCCGGAGCGCGAGTTTGATGTAACCGTGATCGATGGTGTTAAGCCATTTTCTGAAGCCTACAGAATCCGGGTCACCCAGAAGTACTCAGGTACCTTTGGCCAATTCGATATTGTGCAGACCTGTTATCTGGTAGAGGATGGCGATGAGTGGACCTTACTCTGGTATTATCCAAATCAGAAAAATGAGGATACCTCGCAGGTCGATAATAGTGACTGATCAGGAAATAATATTAACCCATACATTGAACCGAATTGTATCATTTACCTAACATGAGGCTCCATAAATGCGAGACTTTTGTCGCATTTATGGAGCTTTTTTTGTGTTTTGCTTGTTTTTATGGCTGTAAAGCCTTGACATTAGTCCCGGTGTCAAGTAAATTACGAGATAGATACAAAATGTATCAATTTTCAGCGTCTAACGACAAATAACAAGGACTTCTAAGCTCCTTGTGAGGGGAAGGAATATCATTGATCGAAACGGGCCGCTTTTACTGTGTCAGTTGTGGGATGATTGTGTCGGTCACTAGAAGCTCTGTCGAAATGAAGGAAGAGGGCAATGGAGGCAATCACGTATTTCGCACCGGATTCTATCGGAGTGAAATGCCGCTTGGATGCTGTGAAGCGTGTGTAGTTGAAGCGAAATGTCAGGGGAAATCCCAGTTTGCGGGACAATATACTAAAGATTATGATACACTATGTTCATATGAGAAACGGGCATGAATGATGTGCTCGTCCATGAAGGAGGGGATTGAATGCAGCAGGAGCCGGTCGTCCGGATTCAGGGCGTCAGCAAAATCATATCCTCCCGATCATTGGTCAGCGACCTGACTCTGGATATTTCTCCGGGGCAGGTTTTTGGTTTTTTAGGACCTAATGGCGCGGGGAAAACAACAACGATTCGGATGATGGTTGGACTGATGTCCATCAGTAAAGGTGATATTTTCATCTCGGGACACAGTGTGAAGAATGAATTTGAGAAGGCGGTAGCCCAGGTAGGAGCTATTGTGGAAAATCCGGAAATGTACAAGTTTCTGACCGGGTACCAGAATCTCGTTCACTTTGCCCGCATGTCGCCGGGAGTTACGAAGGAACGTATTGCTGAGACGATTGAGCGTGTGGGGCTTACGGCCCGTATTCACGATAAGGTCAAAACCTATTCACTGGGCATGCGCCAGCGTCTGGGTGTCGCGCAAGCGATATTACATAAACCGAAGCTGCTTGTACTGGATGAGCCGACTAATGGTCTGGACCCACAGGGTATACGGGAACTGAGAGATTATTTGCGTCAGCTTACCCAAGAGGAAGGTATTACAGTCTTTGTATCCAGTCATTTGTTGTCAGAGATGGAGCTGATGTGTGATACGGTGGCCATCATCCAGAATGGCAAGTTAATCGATGTAAGAAACCTTCGGGCTGAAGCCGGTTCGGATGCATTAATCGAAGTTGCTTTTGAGCTGAATGATGCAGATCGTGCTGCGGATCTGATTCAGGGTGCTGTCGTACAGGGCAATGTCCTGGTGATGCGGGTGTCTCGTGAGCAGATTCCGGATATCAATGCCAAGCTGGTTAGCGAAGGGTTTCAGGTATACGGTATTCGTAACGTGACTCACACCCTGGAAGAACAATTCTTGCAAGTCACTGGGGGTGGAGGCATTGGGTAGTTTTGGTAATCTGATATTGAACGAGAATATGAAAATTTTCCGTCGTCCCCGTACCTGGATCATGTTATCGATTCTGGCGCTGATCTCGCTATTAATGCCAGTGTTACTGCGAGAAGGAATGGGATCCAATGAAGTTTTGTACTGGGAAGCGGCTGTAACGACCATCCAGATTACGTTTTTCCTGAACACGATCTTCTGTGTCGTGATTGCAGCGGAATCGGTTGCGGGCGAATTCACCTGGGGAACCATTAAGCTATTGCTGATTCGTCCATGGTCACGAAGCAAAGTTCTTGCTTCCAAGTATCTGACCGTCGTTGGCTTCAGCATTGTCAGTACACTGCTGATCATCGCGATGGCCATGCTAACGTCTTATATCCTTTTCTCGCATGATGCTCCGGGAGGAAGCAGTAGTCCGGCTACGAATGCTCTGACGTTATGGGGATATTTGTACGTTGATCTGTTCATTACGCTTGCGATTGCCTTTATGGTGTCCTCCGTATTTCGTTCAGGTGCACTTGCGATTGGATTATCCCTGTTCATTATGTTCTCACAGAGTATCTTTTCACTCATATTCAATCCGGTCCGTTATGAGTGGGCCAAGTATGTTCTGTTCAACAACATGGATCTTAGCAAATACATGACCTCCGGGGCGGATTTTGCGCTAATGGGTGGTCCAAGTGCGGGAATGACACTGGGTTTCTCCATTGCAGTTCTGGCGGTGTATTACGTTATTTTCATGGTGATTTCCTGGGTTGTATTCAGCAAAAGAGATGTGGCAGGCTAACGCCTGCTTCTTTTTTTTGCTCCAATGTTTGTTTTGGAAAGAAAATAAGTGTATATTCAGCATCGCCTGTGGCATGACTGTCATTTAAGGGTACTTAGTATCATAAGTAAATGACTAGATATACATATGAACGCCGCAGTCACTTTGGCAGAGCAGCGCATGGAGGGATCACGTTTCTTGATAAATAACAAGTTCTACCGCATATGCACAGCGATTATTCTGCTGCTGCTCATCGTGTATCTGGGGGAAAAAGTGAACTTTATTTTCAGCCCCCTGACCTCACTGATTCACATCATCATCATTCCGCTGCTGATTGCTGGTTTCTTCTATTATCTGCTGCGCCCGCTTGTCGATTATATGGAAAGGCATAAGATCAAACGTGCATTGTCAGTTCTAATTATTTATGTCGTAATTGCATTAATACTTGCAGGTTTTAGTGTGCTTGTATGGCCTTCCCTGCGTGAACAATTGATGAATTTCGTGGAGAATGCTCCAGCGTTGGTTACTTCACTCAGCGATCAGTTGAATGCACTTGAAAGGAGCAATGTTGTATCCAGATACCTGCCTGATGATTCCAATCTATTCTCACGATTATCCGATGTTCTGAGCCAAGGGATCACTCAGGTAACCAATTATGTCTCCGGGTTATTCTCCGTGGTATCCAATCTGGTTATTATTCTGGCAACGTTCCCGATCATGTTGTATTACATGCTCAAGGAAGGCAGCAAGTTTGGAACGAATCTGACCTTATTGTTGCCAAGGCATTATCGGAAGGATGGGGAAGAAACCGTCCATGAGATCGATGAAGCACTAAGCAACTATATTGTTGGCCGGGTTATTGTTAATGTAGCCCTGGGGATTCTGATGTACATCGGTTTTCTCATCTTAGGTTTGCCTTACGCATTGCTGCTGACTGTTGTATCCATTATTCTGAACTTCATCCCTTATGTGGGTGCTTTGCTGGCAGCTATTCCGGTTGTCATTGTTGCGTTTATCGAATCACCTTCGATGGCGATCTGGTCCCTGGTTATCATTGTAATCGCACAGCAAATTCAGGATAACCTGATCTCACCGTATGTCTATGGCAAACAGCTCGATATTCATCCACTGACTACCGTTATCCTTTTGCTCGTGGGGGCTGACCTGGGAAATATCTTGGGTATGATCATCGTTATTCCCCTGTATATGATTATAAAAATTATAGTTCGCAAGATCCATTATCGGATTGTTGAGGATAAGACTGAACTCTGAATGGAGTTAGAAATACATCTCTGTCATATGCTCGACTAATGTTTGTTCTTGAATCACATCGATAAGCTCATCAGGATAAGCAGCATATCAATGGTGAAGGGGGTCAGGTAAGTTTGCCCTCGCCATTAATAGGCGGCTTTTTTTTCATATATATTGCTCACTCATGTTATACCTGTTATACTTGATATATAACAGATAACAAAAAGAAGGTGAACTCTTGATTATTCAACTGGATATGCAATCCGAACTTCCCATCTATTCGCAACTTGTTTATCAAATTATTGAAGGCATTGCTAGTGGTGAGTTACAGCTAGGTGAGGCGTTACCTTCGGTTCGGAATTTGGCCGCAGATATCGGTGTTAACCTTCACACCGTCAACAAGGCTTATACACTACTCAAGCAAGATGGATACATTCTGGTTCATAGACAAAAGGGAGTTGTAGTGAACCCTGATGGAATGCCTGGTTTAACGGATGATTTTTTGAAAAAGCAGCAAAGAGAATTAAGACCGATTATTGCGGAAGCGATCTGTCGTGGAATGACCAAAGAGGAACTATCTGCAGTGTTAGACCAAATGTATGATGATGTGAAGATGGGTCACAACAGAGAATAACGAATCAAGGGAGTGTGTTATGTATGCAGTTATTTAGTATATTACCTATCATTTTAATTTTTGCTCCATTAGCCTTACTTCTATCCTTTGCACCATATTTGACAAGGGAAACCATTAGCTTTGGGGTTACGGTAAGTCAATATAATTACTACACACCCATCTTACGTAAGCTAAGGAGTACGTTTGCTACAGTAAGTCTGATCGGAAACGGGATGATTATGCTTGTCTGTCTGTATTTTCTCCGATCTGCTAATGAAGATTCTACCGCAATGATTACCGGTGTTAGCACAATGATATTTATTGTGTACTGGGCAGCACTACACATCTTATTTCATTTCAAGATGAAAAAGATAAAAGGAACACTTACAACTGTAGAAGCACCTCAAAGAGTGAAAATCGATACCACCTTCCGCCAAAATAAACTCACCTATTCCAACTATTGGTTTCTCATTCACATGGCTATTATTGCAGCCATTGCGATCATTTCGATCCTGAATTATAAATCACTACCTAACGTCATTCCAATAAAATATGATCTTCAGGGCCATGTCACTTCCAGTGTGCCTAAAACCTACTTCTCGGTACTGGCTATTAATTTTGTACAGCTAGGAATCATTGCACTTATGATGTTGGTTAACTGGAGTATTAAATCAAGCAAACAACAGCTTACTACGTCTAATCCGGGCCAATTTGCTGCTGAAAATATTCAATTCCGCCG
This Paenibacillus xylanexedens DNA region includes the following protein-coding sequences:
- a CDS encoding DUF1648 domain-containing protein, with translation MQLFSILPIILIFAPLALLLSFAPYLTRETISFGVTVSQYNYYTPILRKLRSTFATVSLIGNGMIMLVCLYFLRSANEDSTAMITGVSTMIFIVYWAALHILFHFKMKKIKGTLTTVEAPQRVKIDTTFRQNKLTYSNYWFLIHMAIIAAIAIISILNYKSLPNVIPIKYDLQGHVTSSVPKTYFSVLAINFVQLGIIALMMLVNWSIKSSKQQLTTSNPGQFAAENIQFRRKWSLFTLVTGLLLTILFAFIQINMFVPNLVLLTAISFITPVVIVLGVVWLSLTGRQGGGKIRNQQEDHERSKEQPVNDDDYWKLGFIYFNANDPSLTIEKRYGIGWTINFARPVSWVLLLFIIAIVVISIVLSQ
- a CDS encoding AI-2E family transporter; translation: MINNKFYRICTAIILLLLIVYLGEKVNFIFSPLTSLIHIIIIPLLIAGFFYYLLRPLVDYMERHKIKRALSVLIIYVVIALILAGFSVLVWPSLREQLMNFVENAPALVTSLSDQLNALERSNVVSRYLPDDSNLFSRLSDVLSQGITQVTNYVSGLFSVVSNLVIILATFPIMLYYMLKEGSKFGTNLTLLLPRHYRKDGEETVHEIDEALSNYIVGRVIVNVALGILMYIGFLILGLPYALLLTVVSIILNFIPYVGALLAAIPVVIVAFIESPSMAIWSLVIIVIAQQIQDNLISPYVYGKQLDIHPLTTVILLLVGADLGNILGMIIVIPLYMIIKIIVRKIHYRIVEDKTEL
- a CDS encoding GntR family transcriptional regulator, translated to MIIQLDMQSELPIYSQLVYQIIEGIASGELQLGEALPSVRNLAADIGVNLHTVNKAYTLLKQDGYILVHRQKGVVVNPDGMPGLTDDFLKKQQRELRPIIAEAICRGMTKEELSAVLDQMYDDVKMGHNRE
- a CDS encoding ABC transporter permease translates to MGSFGNLILNENMKIFRRPRTWIMLSILALISLLMPVLLREGMGSNEVLYWEAAVTTIQITFFLNTIFCVVIAAESVAGEFTWGTIKLLLIRPWSRSKVLASKYLTVVGFSIVSTLLIIAMAMLTSYILFSHDAPGGSSSPATNALTLWGYLYVDLFITLAIAFMVSSVFRSGALAIGLSLFIMFSQSIFSLIFNPVRYEWAKYVLFNNMDLSKYMTSGADFALMGGPSAGMTLGFSIAVLAVYYVIFMVISWVVFSKRDVAG